The Opitutus sp. ER46 genome segment AGGTTTCGATCCCGGCGTTCGCTGGCGACTGGAAGTTGCCGCCGAACAGCGCGGTCCGGGGCACGTTGCGGAAGCCATTCTTGACCACCACGAGCTGCGGCGGAGGCGTCGCAATGCTGATGCTCCACACCTGCTCCGCCGCGATCGCCAACACCTGCTGGAAATGCGCGATCCGCGCCGGCTCCGACGTCAGCGCGAGGGTCTCGTCCAGGAGTTCCATCGCCCGCCGGAGTGGGTGTCCCACGGGGGGCTCGATCGCGCTCGGCCGCCGCGCCGCCGGGTCACCATAGCGTCCGCCATATTGATACCAGGCACCAAACCCGGGCGCGTAGAAGGCCTCGAAATACGTAGGCACGAAATTCCGCGGCTCCACCAGCGGGTAGAATTCACTCTCCCCGGTCCAGACCGTGATGTCGTGCTCCAGCGTGAGCTTCTCCTGTTCAAACAGCCGGCGCGCGCGCATCCGATACGCCGCCCGCACCCCCACCGCCGCCCAGTCATCGATCACAAACTGCGCCGGGCCCTCAATCGTGTAATCACTCAGCGTGATCATGAACCCCATGCGCGTGCCGTCCGGAAAAGTGCGGTAGCCTTCCGCGTCGCGCTGGGTCAGCCCGAGTTCGTCAAGCAGGCGGTTGGCCCGTGCCGGATCGTACTCGATGAACGAATTCCGCAGCGGCTCGTAGGCGTACGGTGAGTCCGGCGGCGGCGCGAGCTGGGCCGGCGTCACCGCGTTGTTGAACTCCGCCCGGATGATCTCCGGCCGGTTGATCGCCAGCGACAGCGCCTGCCGGAACCGCGCCTCGTTCAGCAGCGCGTGCTTCCACCGCGTCTCCGGTCGCGCCGGATCCACGCGGCGATTCAGGTTCGGGAACAGCGTGAAGAGGGACTGCGTGCTGGGTTTCCAGTGATACACCGCGTAGCCGTTCCGCTCCGCGTTATCCATCAGCAGCGTGTAGTCCTCGTAACGAATGTGGCGGTCCTGCATCGAGGGCTCGCCGTTCGCCGCCGCCATCGCAATGAGGTTGTTGCTGCGCACGTCCATCACCAGGCGGTCGAGATAGGGCAGCTGGTTGCCCTGCGTGTCCACGGCCCAGTAATACGGATTGCGCACGAAAATTTGCGGCGGCGTCGCCCGGAACGTGTGTGGCACCCATGGCCAGAGCCGCGGATGCTCCGGGTTCATGTGGTGCTTCACGTGCTTGTACAGCGCGATCGGGCTCGTGAGCTTGAGCGCCTGCATCGTGCGCCTGATCAGGGCCTGGTCGCCGAGCGCGGGATGGTAGCGCCGCAGGTAATGCTCCGGCACCACGTGCTCCGAAAAGTCCTCGTAGTTCATGCTGGTCGACGCCAGCCGCTCCAGGAACAGCGGGTTCGGCTCGTCGAACACGAACCGCACGTTCAGGTCGTCGATCTTCTCCACCCGCCCGAGCGTCGCGCCGGCCCGCAGCAGGTTCCGCGGCTGCGCCTCAAAGTACCCGAGCTCATCCCGGTACCAATACAGGATGTCCTCGGTCGTCACCGGATGCCCATCGGACCAACGCACTCCCGCGCGCAACGTGAACCGGTAAACCCGAAAGTCGGGTGACACCTGCCAGGACTTCGCCAGGTGCGGAACAATCGGATACCCATGCGGCGACCAGCGCACGAGATTCGACGCCGAAAGCCGCCAGTAGATCGTGTTCAGGTCGGTAATGGAATTCACCAGCCGGTGCCACGTTCCGCCGTATCGCCCGATGCCATCCACACCCTCCATCACCACCGGCTCCGGGCCCACCCGCACCGCGACGGGCGGCAATGCACCTTCCGCCACCAACTCGGCAAGGATCGGCGCCTCGCCTTTGGGCCACCAGCGGCCGCGCTCGCGCTCCGCATAGTCCACCGCGCGGGCAACCACAGGCGGGTGCGTCAGGTCGAGCTGATCCGCCGCCCGCCGGGAAGACTCGACCGCCGCGAGTTCCTTGGCTCTGTGTTCGCGCGGTCCAGCCGTGCGGTCCGGCCGCGCCGCCGCGCCCAGTCCAAACAGCAGCACGGTGAAGCCCAGCGCCGCCGCCGTGAAGGCCGCGAGAATCAGGATTATGCGCTTGGTGCTCACGTGACGCCGGGGAACCAGGATGAAAACGCGGTGAGGCTGCAAGGCCCCGCGCCGCGACGCGAGGAGCGAGTGGGCGGATTTTCGGCTGGGGTCGGCACGCGTCCGCCGCAAAGCTGTAGGTCCCCGTGATCGCCGCCCGCAGTCCACCAAGGCTGCCTCCGTTCCGACCGCGCCGAAAACCTGTCGCATGCCATCCGCCACCGATCTTTCGCCCGCCACGCCCCCGAAACCGGCCACGCCCTTCACCCTGCACCACCGGGTGGCCGCCTATGCGGCGCTCGCCGTACCCGGCTCGATCGCGCTGAACCTCGCGCTGAGCGTGATCGTCACGCGTACCCCTGCCGGTGCCGTGCACTTCATCCTCACGACGATTCCGCTGCTCGTGATGCTCTCCGCCATCCCCGCGGGTATCTTCGCGCTCTGCGGCATTCCTCGGTACGGCACCCGTGGTCTGCTCTGGCGGGGCCTCTTCGGCATCATTCTGCCCATCATTCTCGTCGCGATCGTCATTGTCTCGGCCGCGCACCGCGCGCACTGACGCCCCCCGGGCGGCGATGGCCGGCTCCGGCAATCCAGGGCGGCGTCTGTCCGCCCGACCCGAACCGCGGCGCGGTAGGCGGGTCGATCGCGGGCGTGAAGGTGTTTCTTCTCTCCCCCGCCAAGGTTGACGGCGTCCGCGCCGGGCTCCTCCTCAACCCCCGCGCGCCGTTTCCGCTGGCGCGAACCCTGCACCGCGAAGGGATCACGCTCGCCGAGGCGTTCACCTTCGCGAGTGGCCTCTACTTTCGTGGGAAGATCACCTACGCCCGGCGGTTCGCCCGCGGCGACCTGGGCGACGTCATCCGCGTCATCACCACCAACCAGGGTCTGGCGGATCCGGAGCTGCGCGTCAGCCCTCACGACCTGCGCGCCTTTGGCGAGGTGGATATCTCAGCCGGGGACCCACGCTACCGCAAACCACTCCTCCGCGATCTCCGCCGGCTCGCGCGCCAGCTCGGCACGGACGGGACGGCGGTGCTGCTCGGCAGCATCGCGACACCAAAGTACCGCGATGTCCTGCTCGAGGGTCTGGGAAACCGGCTGCTCTTCCCGGGCGATTTCGTCGGTCGTGGTGACATGAGCCGCGGCGCCCTCCTCCTTCGTGCCGCCGTATCCGGAACCGAACTTCCTTACATGGCGGTCTCCAATGCCGTCTTGAGCACCGCCCGCCCGCGCTGGCGGGAGGCCGGAGGTGGAGAGGGCTGAAGGACTGATTGCTGAAAGCTGAAGCCAGAGGCCAGGGGCCGGAAGCCGGAGAAGCCGGAGTCCGAGATAACTAGCCAATTCTGGCTAGTTACGTGAGCTAACTAGCCAAATCTGGCTAGTTAGCTCCGTTTGGGGCCAGGGCCCGCGTACGACCTAAAATGAACCGCGGAGACACTGAGCAGCGGAGAAGCCCGGTTGATTGGGCGGGTCACAGAGAGCGGAGGAGGTCACCGAACTCCTGACTCTCGACTTCGGCCCCGGCATCCGCCCCTTCCGCCTTCCTGCTTCCGGCTTCCGGCCTCTGGCTTCCGTCTTCCGGCCTCAGGCTTCAGCTTTCAGCATTCAGTCTTTCAGCCTTAGCCCCCCGGCCGCAGCTTATGCCGGCGGCTGATAACGGTAGCCAACGCCGTGCATCGTGACGATCGCCTCAGCGGCCTCGGCGGACTCCATCTTCTTGCGGAGCTGCGCCACGTGCTGGTCGAGCGTGCGGGTGGTGCCGAAATAGTTCACGCCCCACACCGCGTTGAGCAGCTGATCACGCGTCAGAACCTCTCCGGGATGCGCCGCCAGGACCTCTGCCAGGTGCAGTTCCCGTGCGGTCAGCGGCACGGTGCGTCCCTCCACCCGCAGCTCGAACTTGCGGCGGTCGATCTCGCCCGCGCCGAAGCGAAACACCGGCGGCAGTTCGGGCGCCGCCTCCGCCCCACTGACCCGGCTCCGTCGCAGCAGTGCCTCCACCCGCGCGAGCAACTCGTGCACGCCAAAGGGCTTCGTCACGTAATCGTCGGCGCCGAGCTTCAATCCGACCACCTTGTCGATCTCCTCACCCTTCGCGGTGAGGAACAGCACCGGCATCCGCGCCCCGCCCGCCCGAATCTCCCGGCACAC includes the following:
- a CDS encoding response regulator transcription factor, which encodes MKARILIAEDDPNIRLGLIATLESDGYAVVAAGDGAQALRLFAQEKFDLVLLDVMMPKASGYDVCREIRAGGARMPVLFLTAKGEEIDKVVGLKLGADDYVTKPFGVHELLARVEALLRRSRVSGAEAAPELPPVFRFGAGEIDRRKFELRVEGRTVPLTARELHLAEVLAAHPGEVLTRDQLLNAVWGVNYFGTTRTLDQHVAQLRKKMESAEAAEAIVTMHGVGYRYQPPA